Proteins from a genomic interval of Nocardia sp. BMG51109:
- a CDS encoding alpha/beta fold hydrolase, translating to MANLIRWVVGVAVLAGLVSLPGAGFGPDLDRPDWFYHQRPAWRACDETVTAGTECASVRVPLDYSDPLGRTLTVAISRVPATDPAQRRGVLLSNPGGPGAAGRDSLGLLGDVLGPAVRAQYDLIGMDPRGVGRSEGARPCGWPAGEMVHGAGLALSGFLHDVGQAATMATDCVGRDPAAARQVTTRNTARDMDVVRAALGEPSISYFGVSYGTYLGAVYTQMFPDHSDRMVFDSAIDPGRYWEGLVQDWGPADEAALDDWAGWAAARDATYHLGATPQDVRAAIEELLRTAAREPIVIDGFRIDDHWLPFVLHNLLNNVRSNEGLADTVREIADAAGGPPTTAHGPRLQAVLESLRDEENSELAYIACGDAPAPADPAWYWGNIEAARPAQPVFGAMANNIQPCAFWPRPAEPATAVHNSVPALIVQSTGDPRTPYSHGLALHRAMPASRLATLQDVRIHMTFRPDLSSCVNDTINGYYATGTLPATDIACRADRASE from the coding sequence TTGGCGAACCTGATTCGGTGGGTGGTGGGTGTGGCGGTACTGGCGGGCCTGGTGTCGCTCCCCGGCGCCGGGTTCGGACCGGATCTCGACCGCCCGGACTGGTTCTACCATCAGCGTCCGGCGTGGCGGGCCTGTGACGAGACGGTCACCGCAGGCACCGAATGCGCGTCCGTCCGGGTTCCGCTCGACTATTCGGATCCGTTGGGGCGCACCCTCACCGTGGCCATCTCGCGGGTCCCGGCCACCGATCCGGCGCAGCGGCGGGGTGTGCTGCTGTCCAATCCCGGCGGCCCGGGCGCGGCCGGACGCGACAGCCTCGGGCTGCTCGGCGACGTGCTCGGCCCGGCGGTGCGGGCGCAGTACGACCTGATCGGGATGGACCCGCGCGGCGTCGGCCGGTCGGAGGGCGCGCGGCCGTGCGGCTGGCCCGCCGGCGAGATGGTGCACGGTGCGGGCCTCGCGCTGTCCGGCTTCCTCCACGACGTCGGGCAGGCGGCGACCATGGCCACCGACTGCGTCGGCCGGGATCCGGCCGCCGCGCGGCAGGTCACCACCCGCAACACCGCCCGGGACATGGACGTCGTCCGGGCCGCGCTCGGCGAGCCGTCCATCAGCTATTTCGGTGTCTCCTACGGCACCTATCTCGGTGCCGTCTACACGCAGATGTTCCCGGACCACAGCGACCGCATGGTGTTCGACAGCGCCATCGACCCCGGACGGTATTGGGAAGGCCTGGTCCAGGATTGGGGCCCGGCGGACGAGGCCGCGCTGGACGACTGGGCGGGCTGGGCGGCCGCCCGGGACGCGACCTACCACCTCGGCGCCACGCCGCAGGACGTTCGCGCGGCGATCGAGGAACTGCTCCGGACCGCGGCCCGGGAGCCGATCGTCATCGACGGCTTCCGCATCGACGACCACTGGCTGCCGTTCGTCCTGCACAACCTGCTCAACAACGTCCGGTCGAACGAGGGGCTCGCCGATACGGTGCGCGAAATCGCCGACGCCGCCGGCGGTCCGCCGACGACCGCGCACGGCCCGCGGCTGCAGGCCGTGCTGGAATCCCTGCGCGACGAGGAGAATTCGGAACTGGCCTACATCGCGTGCGGCGACGCACCCGCGCCGGCCGACCCGGCCTGGTATTGGGGCAACATCGAGGCGGCGCGGCCGGCCCAGCCGGTGTTCGGGGCGATGGCGAACAATATTCAGCCGTGCGCGTTCTGGCCGCGTCCGGCGGAACCCGCCACGGCCGTGCACAATTCGGTGCCCGCGCTGATCGTGCAGTCGACCGGCGATCCCCGCACGCCCTACTCGCACGGTCTGGCCCTGCACCGGGCCATGCCCGCCTCCCGGCTCGCGACGCTGCAGGACGTCCGCATCCACATGACCTTCCGGCCCGACCTGAGCAGCTGCGTCAACGACACCATCAACGGCTACTACGCCACCGGGACCCTGCCGGCCACGGACATCGCCTGCCGCGCCGATCGGGCGAGCGAATAG
- a CDS encoding TetR/AcrR family transcriptional regulator yields the protein MPDDADLGLRERKKLDTRRALSDAALELTFERGLDEVVREDIAARAGVSVRTFANYFANKYEALAWRQIERIHRTTALLAARPAGEPMWDAVTAAALEPFEAEGATGFRPSREQLVEVRKLVEAPETRGAITRATYDGLAAAVAARSHTDPDRDLYPRLMAGTIVSAYYVATEIYVRSDPPESITTVLRQTFSALAAGLPEPGR from the coding sequence ATGCCCGACGACGCCGACCTCGGCCTCCGCGAACGCAAGAAGCTCGACACCCGCCGCGCCCTCAGCGACGCCGCGCTCGAGCTCACCTTCGAGCGCGGGCTCGACGAGGTCGTCCGCGAGGACATCGCCGCCCGGGCCGGCGTCTCGGTGCGGACCTTCGCCAACTACTTCGCCAACAAGTACGAGGCCCTGGCCTGGCGGCAGATCGAGCGGATCCACCGCACCACCGCACTGCTGGCCGCCCGCCCCGCCGGGGAGCCGATGTGGGACGCGGTGACGGCGGCCGCGCTGGAGCCGTTCGAGGCCGAGGGCGCCACCGGCTTCCGGCCCAGCCGGGAACAACTGGTCGAGGTCCGCAAGCTGGTCGAGGCCCCGGAGACCCGGGGCGCGATCACCCGCGCCACCTACGACGGCCTCGCCGCGGCGGTCGCCGCGCGCAGCCACACCGACCCGGACCGCGATCTGTATCCCCGCCTGATGGCGGGCACCATCGTCTCCGCCTACTACGTGGCGACCGAGATCTACGTCCGATCCGACCCACCGGAATCCATCACAACGGTGCTGCGCCAGACATTTTCGGCTCTCGCCGCAGGGCTGCCGGAGCCCGGTCGCTGA
- a CDS encoding condensation domain-containing protein has protein sequence MHLLFLDQLALPPGILLEWSVGAEPGPAPGPIPPTANQCIHLAGGRPTTWLAAAFDVPGPIDEAALQAAFGAWLPRHDALHCSFSAPGPGGSPILNLVSDSDLRITARPPVLAATDHALRELLGARLDAACEPFSFPPYFLGAVSRAENSTVICGFDHAVCDAWSIALAVTELDRLYRTAREDGSGTVAEAAGELPEAGSFLSYCTREAAVPAAITDPLVPAWRDFLRTTGNDLPHFPIDLGVPDGTLAPPAADVRTLLGAGGIAVLHRAARAAGHSTFPVLLAAVAQAVAKLGGRDHTDLVFPVHIRREPRNHNTFGWLVANAPARIPVEGDLAAAVPGAAAAVRAGRRLARVPATRVLDAAQGQLRGARHGLFSVSYADYRQLPGGSRGDTVLPLPRNAIQISRATPVDDVQLWFTRTDDGLALRTRFPGTAVARNVVGEFLDVLGDLVHAAARP, from the coding sequence ATGCACCTGCTGTTTCTCGACCAGCTCGCGTTGCCGCCGGGCATCCTGCTGGAGTGGTCGGTCGGCGCCGAGCCGGGCCCGGCGCCCGGCCCGATTCCACCGACCGCGAACCAGTGCATCCACCTGGCCGGCGGCCGCCCCACCACCTGGCTCGCCGCCGCCTTCGACGTACCCGGCCCGATCGACGAGGCGGCGTTGCAGGCCGCCTTCGGCGCGTGGCTGCCCCGCCACGACGCGCTGCACTGCTCGTTCTCCGCACCGGGCCCGGGCGGGTCGCCGATCCTGAACCTGGTGTCCGACAGCGACCTCCGAATCACCGCCCGGCCCCCGGTGCTTGCCGCGACCGATCACGCGCTGCGCGAGTTGCTCGGCGCCCGGCTCGATGCGGCCTGCGAGCCGTTCAGCTTTCCGCCCTATTTCCTCGGGGCCGTCAGCCGCGCCGAGAACTCCACCGTGATCTGCGGATTCGATCACGCGGTATGCGACGCCTGGTCGATCGCGCTCGCGGTCACCGAACTCGATCGGCTGTACCGCACGGCCCGCGAGGACGGCTCCGGCACGGTCGCCGAGGCGGCCGGGGAACTCCCCGAGGCGGGCAGCTTCCTGTCCTACTGCACCCGCGAGGCGGCCGTGCCCGCGGCGATCACCGATCCACTCGTACCCGCCTGGCGGGACTTCCTGCGCACGACCGGAAACGACCTGCCGCACTTCCCGATCGATCTCGGCGTACCCGACGGCACCCTGGCCCCGCCGGCCGCCGACGTGCGCACCCTGCTGGGAGCGGGCGGGATCGCGGTGCTGCATCGTGCCGCGCGGGCGGCGGGACATTCCACCTTCCCCGTGCTGCTCGCGGCCGTCGCGCAGGCCGTCGCCAAGCTCGGCGGGCGCGATCACACGGACCTGGTGTTCCCGGTGCACATCCGCCGAGAACCACGCAACCACAACACCTTCGGCTGGCTGGTGGCCAACGCGCCGGCCCGCATTCCGGTCGAGGGCGATCTCGCCGCCGCGGTGCCCGGGGCGGCCGCGGCGGTGCGGGCCGGGCGGCGGCTGGCCCGCGTGCCCGCCACCCGGGTTCTCGACGCCGCGCAGGGGCAGCTGCGCGGCGCGCGGCACGGCCTGTTCAGCGTGTCCTACGCCGACTACCGGCAACTACCCGGCGGGAGCCGTGGCGATACCGTACTGCCGTTGCCGCGCAACGCGATTCAGATCAGCCGCGCGACACCCGTCGACGATGTGCAGCTGTGGTTCACCCGCACCGACGACGGGCTCGCGCTGCGCACCCGATTCCCCGGCACCGCGGTCGCCCGGAACGTTGTCGGCGAATTCCTCGACGTCCTGGGTGATCTGGTGCACGCCGCCGCCCGGCCCTGA
- a CDS encoding condensation domain-containing protein, producing MEMIHFAEWLPKPGELLEFVPEPGTVEAAAAAPASPVPPSFIQDFHIRYWRDRRRECAPDEVAATVRTELSMCFSIAAALDREALRQAFTDFLRRHDSLRCRFDVHETTMTRHVLDAGAVALRTVPAGAFPSGEQLRDRLAARFQAPDPEVWPAFACGAIDHGPDGFTVYFSIDHAFSDGMSLVAAIAELHRLYTARTDRRPRPLPPVAGYTDHARAERELVDSGPPELDRLATILAENADHVRPLPWDLGLAPGAVGDSTGRRTDLLTGAQYEAFAAACADGGGTFTAGLYAAVALAELESDGRTRYLGLNVIGTRTDPRFRFTHGWFINLLPVAFDVGTHARFTEVVGRARGALDAIKPLADIPLPAALDRAAELTGRPLPPVRDWPWVSYMDMRQISGAELERSLPGLHGIRGLGSRSRIGQPSPLWFNREADRVHVAVMFPDTERAHASVGAYLDRLRTVLVEIAETGDFASAATRSGA from the coding sequence ATGGAAATGATCCACTTCGCCGAATGGCTGCCCAAGCCCGGCGAGCTGCTCGAATTCGTTCCCGAACCCGGCACGGTGGAGGCGGCGGCGGCCGCACCCGCCTCCCCCGTCCCGCCGTCGTTCATTCAGGACTTCCACATCCGCTACTGGCGCGACCGCCGCCGCGAGTGCGCACCGGACGAGGTCGCCGCCACGGTGCGCACCGAGCTCTCGATGTGCTTCAGCATCGCCGCTGCCCTGGACCGCGAGGCGCTGCGACAGGCGTTCACCGATTTCCTGCGCCGCCACGACAGCCTGCGCTGCCGTTTCGACGTCCACGAGACCACCATGACACGGCACGTTCTCGACGCCGGCGCGGTGGCGCTGCGGACCGTTCCGGCCGGCGCCTTCCCCTCCGGGGAACAACTGCGCGACCGGCTCGCCGCCCGGTTCCAGGCACCGGATCCGGAGGTGTGGCCGGCGTTCGCGTGCGGCGCGATCGACCACGGACCCGACGGGTTCACCGTGTATTTCAGCATCGACCACGCCTTTTCCGACGGCATGTCGCTGGTGGCGGCCATCGCCGAACTCCATCGGCTCTACACCGCCCGCACCGACCGCCGGCCCCGGCCGTTGCCGCCGGTCGCCGGGTACACCGACCACGCCCGCGCCGAGCGCGAACTCGTCGACAGCGGCCCGCCCGAATTGGACAGGCTGGCAACCATTCTCGCCGAGAACGCCGATCACGTCCGGCCGCTGCCCTGGGATCTGGGCCTGGCTCCCGGCGCCGTCGGCGACAGCACCGGCCGCCGGACCGACCTGCTCACCGGTGCGCAGTACGAGGCATTCGCCGCGGCCTGCGCCGACGGTGGTGGCACCTTCACCGCCGGGCTCTATGCCGCCGTCGCCCTGGCCGAACTCGAATCCGACGGGCGCACACGATATCTCGGGCTCAATGTGATCGGAACACGCACCGATCCGCGGTTCCGGTTCACCCACGGCTGGTTCATCAACCTGCTGCCGGTCGCCTTCGACGTCGGCACGCACGCGCGCTTCACCGAGGTGGTCGGCCGGGCCCGCGGCGCGCTCGACGCGATCAAACCCCTCGCCGACATCCCGCTCCCGGCGGCACTCGACCGCGCGGCCGAGCTGACCGGGCGACCGCTGCCGCCCGTGCGGGACTGGCCGTGGGTGTCGTACATGGATATGCGGCAGATCTCCGGCGCCGAGCTGGAGCGGTCGCTGCCCGGGCTGCACGGCATCCGCGGCCTCGGTTCGCGGTCGCGGATCGGTCAGCCCTCGCCGTTGTGGTTCAATCGCGAGGCCGACCGCGTCCACGTCGCGGTGATGTTCCCGGACACCGAGCGGGCGCACGCCTCGGTCGGCGCCTATCTGGACCGGCTGCGCACCGTCCTGGTCGAGATCGCGGAGACGGGCGACTTCGCCTCTGCCGCAACTCGTTCCGGGGCGTAG
- a CDS encoding condensation domain-containing protein, with amino-acid sequence MEFIELADYPLPTGRVTEWLPTAERHWADWPRDHRAISHNHESHLRDALEHNRVRDRRHCWLGHVLRVDGPLDARAWRSALESWVDRHEVLRSHVAVEGGRAARYTLGAGAVRVRPIDAGRPASAMSSYRLVQQLLDQRTSPLDWPAHLCVTIEERDSFTAIIAADHSMMDGYSTTWIGGELRLLYDAARAGRPADLPEAASYLDFCHAERARAEAAGPAHTAVTIWRDFLAAAAGPTTPAATLSAVSADPASTAPPRLAAARPVPQRALAVELLDARATERAAAAAREHGQGTTAALLAAFAAVATEPAAAPEFRTVVPVHTRDEPRWAGSLGWYVGLAPYRIACDTNSLAELITPSGAELRRVRAAASVPFARVCELLGTRPRISFMVSYMDIRGVLHADRWIESETRWLRSRAYAGDEFFFWFLRTPAGLTLNTRYPAGTRATRDVHRHVLRLRELLGEFAEHGDAPLRRAPLDLGIGQGAPAWK; translated from the coding sequence ATGGAATTCATCGAACTCGCCGACTATCCATTGCCCACCGGCCGGGTGACCGAGTGGCTGCCCACCGCCGAACGGCACTGGGCGGACTGGCCGCGCGACCACCGCGCGATATCCCACAATCACGAGTCCCACCTCCGGGATGCCTTGGAGCACAACCGTGTTCGCGACCGCCGGCACTGCTGGCTGGGTCATGTGCTGCGCGTCGACGGCCCGCTGGACGCGCGTGCCTGGCGCAGCGCGCTGGAAAGCTGGGTCGACCGGCACGAGGTGCTGCGCAGCCATGTCGCGGTCGAGGGTGGCCGCGCGGCCCGCTACACGCTCGGCGCGGGGGCGGTGCGGGTGCGCCCGATCGACGCGGGACGTCCCGCCTCGGCGATGTCGTCCTACCGCCTCGTGCAACAGCTGCTCGACCAGCGGACGTCGCCGCTGGACTGGCCCGCGCACCTGTGCGTGACGATCGAGGAACGGGACTCGTTCACCGCGATCATCGCCGCGGACCATTCGATGATGGACGGGTATTCGACCACCTGGATCGGCGGCGAGCTGCGCCTGCTCTACGACGCGGCCCGCGCCGGCCGGCCCGCCGATCTGCCGGAGGCGGCCAGCTACCTCGACTTCTGCCACGCCGAACGGGCTCGCGCCGAGGCAGCGGGACCGGCGCACACCGCGGTGACGATCTGGCGCGACTTCCTCGCCGCCGCGGCCGGGCCCACGACGCCGGCCGCCACGCTGTCGGCCGTGAGCGCCGACCCGGCTTCCACCGCCCCGCCGCGGCTCGCCGCCGCGCGACCGGTGCCGCAACGCGCCCTGGCCGTCGAGCTGCTCGACGCGCGGGCGACCGAGCGCGCCGCCGCAGCCGCTCGCGAGCACGGCCAGGGAACGACCGCCGCGCTGCTGGCCGCGTTCGCGGCGGTCGCCACCGAACCGGCGGCCGCGCCCGAATTCCGCACCGTGGTGCCGGTGCACACCCGCGACGAGCCGCGCTGGGCCGGCAGCCTCGGCTGGTACGTCGGCCTGGCGCCGTACCGGATCGCCTGCGACACGAACAGTCTCGCCGAGCTCATCACGCCGTCCGGAGCGGAGCTGCGCCGCGTGCGCGCCGCGGCGTCGGTGCCCTTCGCCAGGGTCTGCGAACTGCTCGGCACCCGGCCGCGCATCTCGTTCATGGTGTCCTACATGGATATTCGCGGCGTCCTGCACGCCGACCGCTGGATCGAATCGGAGACCCGCTGGCTGCGCAGCCGCGCCTATGCCGGCGACGAGTTCTTCTTCTGGTTCCTGCGCACCCCGGCCGGGCTCACGCTCAACACGCGCTATCCCGCCGGCACCCGCGCCACCCGCGACGTGCACCGGCACGTGCTGCGGCTGCGCGAACTGCTCGGCGAATTCGCCGAACACGGCGACGCGCCCCTGCGCCGGGCGCCCCTGGACCTCGGCATCGGACAAGGAGCACCGGCATGGAAATGA
- a CDS encoding arsenate reductase family protein yields MAAEQREIWHNPRCSKSRAAKAALDEAGIAYTERRYLDDPPGADELRDVLGGLGLEPWDITRTGENEAKELGMAEWSRTPADRDRWIEALARHPKLIQRPIVLTGPGRAVLARDEQSLKSIL; encoded by the coding sequence ATGGCAGCAGAGCAGAGGGAGATCTGGCACAACCCGCGGTGCTCGAAGAGCCGCGCCGCGAAGGCCGCCCTGGACGAGGCGGGCATCGCCTACACCGAGCGCCGCTACCTCGACGATCCGCCCGGCGCCGACGAACTCCGGGACGTGCTGGGCGGGCTCGGCCTGGAACCGTGGGACATCACCCGGACCGGCGAGAACGAGGCGAAGGAGCTCGGCATGGCGGAATGGTCGCGCACACCGGCCGATCGCGACCGCTGGATCGAGGCATTGGCGCGGCATCCCAAGCTGATCCAGCGCCCGATCGTCCTGACCGGACCGGGGCGCGCGGTGCTGGCCCGCGACGAACAATCGCTGAAATCCATACTCTGA
- a CDS encoding DUF418 domain-containing protein: MSESIARMSAHIANPAVIQEDSRPARLPALDVLRGVAILGTLGTNVWIITDPGGLLGYLRNSGGPTDAWGWTERVLQQLAQGKFLGLLTLMFGIGLAIQQRSAVRSGRPWPGRYPWRAALLFLDGLLNFLLVAEFDVLMGYAVTGAVVAYLLATSERARRRWLLGAAAVHVAMLTLIGLAMTLAAQSDSGGPRPLNPNPYAGGSFWDLVLFRLEHMALFRLEPVFVFPMSIALFLLGARLFRAGVFEPAGRRLRRRLLVLGLGIAAPLDLLLGLSNGNLVLLTRYGTAPLVALGILALAAEFYAGRGRAGVVGRRFADIGRMALSCYILQNLVASALCYGWGLGLAARVSSDARVPFTVGIYLLVTAILAVFAPLWLRRFDRGPVEWLWHTGYRVLARERTA; this comes from the coding sequence ATGTCCGAATCCATCGCCCGAATGTCGGCACATATCGCGAATCCGGCTGTAATACAGGAGGATTCGCGTCCGGCACGGTTGCCGGCCCTGGACGTGCTGCGCGGCGTCGCCATTCTCGGCACGCTCGGCACCAATGTCTGGATCATCACCGACCCGGGAGGGCTGCTCGGCTACCTCCGGAACAGCGGCGGCCCGACCGACGCCTGGGGCTGGACCGAGCGGGTGCTGCAGCAGCTCGCGCAGGGGAAGTTCCTGGGCCTGCTCACCCTCATGTTCGGGATCGGGCTGGCCATTCAGCAGCGTTCGGCGGTGCGGAGCGGGCGGCCCTGGCCGGGGCGCTACCCGTGGCGGGCCGCGCTGCTGTTCCTCGACGGTCTGCTGAACTTCCTGCTCGTCGCCGAATTCGACGTGCTGATGGGCTATGCGGTGACCGGTGCGGTGGTGGCCTACCTGCTCGCGACCAGCGAGCGGGCGCGGCGGCGCTGGCTCCTCGGCGCCGCGGCGGTGCACGTGGCGATGCTGACACTGATCGGGCTGGCGATGACCCTTGCCGCGCAATCGGATTCGGGCGGACCGCGGCCGCTGAACCCCAATCCGTATGCCGGCGGGTCGTTCTGGGATCTGGTGCTGTTCCGGCTGGAGCACATGGCGCTCTTCCGGCTGGAGCCGGTGTTCGTGTTCCCGATGTCGATCGCGCTGTTCCTGCTCGGCGCCCGGCTGTTCCGGGCGGGGGTCTTCGAACCGGCCGGGCGGCGGCTCCGGCGACGGCTGCTGGTGCTCGGCCTCGGAATCGCCGCGCCGCTCGATCTGCTGCTCGGCCTGTCGAACGGCAACCTGGTGCTGCTCACCCGGTACGGCACCGCCCCGCTGGTGGCGCTCGGAATCCTGGCCCTGGCCGCCGAGTTCTATGCCGGCCGGGGCCGCGCCGGTGTCGTCGGCCGCCGCTTCGCCGATATCGGACGGATGGCGCTGAGCTGCTACATCCTGCAGAACCTGGTGGCGTCGGCGCTGTGTTACGGCTGGGGTCTGGGCTTGGCCGCGCGGGTCTCGTCCGACGCGCGGGTGCCGTTCACGGTGGGGATCTACCTGCTCGTCACCGCGATCCTGGCGGTGTTCGCGCCGCTGTGGTTGCGGCGCTTCGACCGGGGACCGGTGGAATGGTTGTGGCACACCGGTTATCGGGTGCTCGCCCGGGAGCGGACCGCTTAG
- the prcB gene encoding proteasome subunit beta: protein MAKFSDDRPHLLRYMYSPSSSITEFLAEHKPEALAWTRAANNSVPDGITHGTTIVALKFAGGAVIAGDRQATSGTSVGYRYARKVYPVDATSCIGVAGTSALAFDMVRLFQLEVEHYEKIEGSSLSLVGRANKLAGMVRQNLPMAMQGLAVVPVYVGYDDESDSARIFSYDPAGAMTEEYEGYHSIGSGSLFAMGSLKKLYAEDLGEDGAIAVALEALYDAAESDTATMLPDLGRGIFPTLHVVTSDGERGLTDDEIATVVQGILDRRRRQPDGPRASITT, encoded by the coding sequence ATGGCCAAGTTCTCAGACGACCGGCCTCACCTGTTGAGGTATATGTACTCGCCGTCATCGTCGATTACCGAATTCTTGGCCGAGCACAAGCCCGAGGCGCTGGCGTGGACGCGAGCTGCGAACAACTCGGTACCTGACGGTATCACCCACGGCACCACGATCGTCGCGCTGAAATTCGCCGGCGGCGCGGTCATCGCCGGCGACCGGCAGGCCACCAGCGGAACGTCGGTCGGATATCGATACGCGAGGAAGGTGTATCCCGTCGACGCGACCTCGTGCATCGGTGTGGCCGGCACGTCTGCGCTCGCCTTCGATATGGTGCGGCTGTTTCAGCTCGAGGTCGAACATTACGAAAAGATCGAAGGCAGCTCGCTGTCCCTGGTGGGTCGGGCCAACAAGCTGGCGGGTATGGTCCGGCAGAACCTTCCCATGGCAATGCAGGGTTTGGCGGTTGTCCCCGTGTATGTCGGGTACGACGACGAATCCGATTCCGCGCGAATCTTCAGCTACGACCCGGCCGGGGCCATGACCGAGGAATACGAGGGATATCACTCGATCGGCTCCGGGTCGCTGTTCGCGATGGGCAGCCTGAAGAAGCTCTACGCGGAGGATCTCGGCGAGGACGGCGCGATCGCCGTCGCCCTCGAGGCACTCTACGACGCCGCCGAATCCGACACCGCCACCATGTTGCCCGACCTGGGCCGCGGGATCTTCCCCACGCTGCACGTCGTGACCTCCGACGGTGAACGCGGCCTGACCGACGATGAGATCGCCACCGTGGTCCAGGGCATCCTCGACCGTCGTCGCCGGCAGCCGGACGGGCCGCGCGCCTCCATCACCACGTGA
- a CDS encoding cytochrome P450 has product MSDVTEPATSVPRPRAHPFDPPPEYRALREQEPVARVVLPTRAPAWALTRHADIRQMLSDPRFSSDRRNPGYPALSVELAQAAHEFTPSLIGMDQPEHLRARRALTGEFTVRRVNLLRSRIQQIVDDQLDFIFGLPQPVDLVETLALPVPSLVTCELLGVPYTDHAFFQDHTARLVRRTTPVPERFTAFTELRTYFDDLVAGKERTGSDDLLGRQITRQREEAGAVDREALAALAFLILVGGYETTANTIATGIVALLTHPDQLAKIRQDPAKTPAAVDELLRYLSVAEFATARVATADVEIGGVLIRAGEGVVPLDCMANRDPDAFSDPDKLDIERPVRHHIAFGYGPHQCIGQHLARLELRIVFDTLFRRMPGLRLAVPIGELSFKDDANIYGLDALPVTW; this is encoded by the coding sequence ATGAGCGATGTCACCGAGCCCGCCACGTCGGTACCCCGGCCGCGCGCCCACCCGTTCGATCCACCGCCGGAGTACCGAGCGCTGCGCGAGCAGGAGCCCGTGGCCCGGGTGGTCCTGCCTACCCGAGCGCCGGCCTGGGCGCTGACCCGGCACGCCGACATTCGCCAGATGCTCAGCGATCCCCGATTCAGCTCCGACCGCCGCAATCCCGGCTATCCCGCGCTGTCGGTGGAGCTTGCGCAGGCCGCCCACGAGTTCACACCGTCACTGATCGGAATGGACCAGCCGGAGCATCTGCGCGCCCGCCGCGCGCTGACCGGGGAGTTCACTGTCCGGCGGGTCAACCTGCTGCGATCGCGCATCCAGCAGATCGTCGACGATCAACTCGATTTCATATTCGGCCTGCCACAACCGGTGGACCTGGTCGAAACCCTTGCGCTGCCCGTGCCTTCGCTGGTCACCTGCGAACTGCTCGGTGTGCCCTACACCGATCACGCGTTCTTCCAGGACCACACGGCCCGGCTGGTTCGCCGCACTACGCCGGTGCCGGAACGGTTCACCGCCTTCACCGAATTGCGTACCTACTTCGACGATCTGGTGGCCGGCAAGGAACGTACCGGCAGCGACGACCTGCTCGGCAGGCAGATCACGCGGCAGCGAGAGGAAGCGGGGGCGGTCGACCGGGAAGCGTTGGCCGCCTTGGCATTTCTGATCCTCGTCGGCGGCTACGAGACGACGGCCAATACGATCGCGACCGGTATCGTGGCGCTGCTCACGCACCCCGACCAGCTGGCCAAGATTCGACAGGACCCGGCCAAGACGCCGGCCGCGGTCGACGAGCTGCTGCGCTACCTGAGCGTCGCCGAATTCGCCACCGCCCGGGTGGCGACGGCGGACGTGGAGATCGGCGGCGTGCTCATCCGGGCCGGTGAGGGCGTGGTTCCGCTGGACTGCATGGCCAACCGCGACCCGGACGCGTTCAGCGATCCCGACAAGCTCGACATCGAACGGCCCGTCCGCCACCACATCGCGTTCGGATACGGCCCGCACCAATGCATCGGCCAGCACCTGGCCCGCCTGGAGCTTCGCATTGTGTTCGACACGTTGTTCCGGCGTATGCCCGGATTGCGGCTCGCCGTCCCGATCGGCGAACTGTCGTTCAAGGACGACGCCAACATCTACGGCTTGGACGCGCTACCGGTCACGTGGTGA